The nucleotide sequence TTGCCAGGCTGACAGCCCTTAAAACAGGACTTTCGCTTGAATTGCCAGGCCTGACGATTGACCGCCAGTGCGGGTCGGGAATAAATGCAGTCAATCTTGCAGCCCAGGCAATAAAGGCGGGGATTGGTGATGTCTACGTTGCTGGAGGCATCGAAAGCATGAGCAGGGCACCTTATTTAATGGATAAACCGGAAAGAGCATACAGCCCAGTGCCTCCAAGCTTTAGAAAGTCCCAGCTGTCTCCGAAAGAAATCGGCGATCCGCCAATGGGAATTACGGCGGAAAACCTAGTAAACCAGTATTCGATCAGCAGAGAAGAACAGGATGAATTCGCCCTTGCAAGTCAGCAAAAAATGGCTGCAGCTATGACTGAAGGACGGTTCGACGAACAAATTGTCCCTATCACGATACCTGTTCGAAAAGGGACACCAGTCATTTTTAACAAGGATGAGCATCCACGGCCGCAAACGACTATGGAAGCCCTAGCCAAACTCAAGCCAGCCTTTTTACCGGGTGGGACAGTTACAGCTGGAAGCAGTTCTGGCTTGAATGACGCTGCAGCTGCGCTAGTTGTTATGTCAAGGGGGAAAGCGCAAGAATTAGGTTTGAAACCATTGGCGATTGTGAGGGAGCAGGCAGTAGCCGGGGTGGACCCTAACATCATGGGCATTGGGCCAGTACCTGCAGTTAAAAAAGTACTTGAGAAATCTGGTCTGACCCTCGATGACATGGACATCATCGAAATTAACGAAGCATTTGCGGCCCAGGTCATTGCTTGTGATAGGGAGCTAAACATGGATATGGAAAAAGTCAATGTAAATGGCGGGGCGATTGCCCATGGACATCCTTTGGGAGCGACAGGAGCAATCCTAATTACGAAAGCTGTTTACGAGCTTGAGCGAAGAGGCGGACGGTACGCCCTTATCACTGCTTGCATCGGCGGCGGCCAGGGAATCGCCACCATCATTGAAAGAGAATAGAAAATTTCACCTAAAAGGAGGAATGGTACTTATGGCTTCTGATACGATTCCAATCAGACAAGGGGAAGAACTTGATACTAGCACTATCGAAAAATACTTAAGGGAGCGATTGCCGAATCTTCCTGAAGATAACCTGACGATCGAGCAATTCAGTTTTGGGAAATCCAATTTAACCTATGAGCTGAAGATGGGTCACTGGGAGGCGGTCTTAAGGCGTCCCCCGCTCGGTCCTGTTGCGCCTAAAGCGCATGATATGGAAAGGGAATATAAAATCCTGAAAGAGATCAGCCCTCATTTCGCGGCTGCTCCAAAACCATATTTGTTTGCTGATGAAAGTGTTATTGGCAGTCCGTTTTTTGTAATGGAAAGAAAACGTGGTATTGTCCTTGACACTGATTTTCCTGAAGGTATTACGCCTGGCAAAGAGATATGCAGGTCTCTGTCAGAAACGATGGTCAACCACCTTGTAGAGCTGCACAGCATTGATTATACAAAGACAAGGCTTACGGAAATGACAAAACCCGAGGGCTTCATGGAAAGGCAGGTCATCGGCTGGATCCGGCGATACGAGCGGGCGGAAACGGATATCGTACAAGGCGTTGAGCAGTTGAAGCAATGGATGCTGAGCAATGTACCGGAATCTGAAACGCCGGCTATTATCCATTACGATTACAAATTGAATAATGCGATGTTCAATGAGGAAATGACCGAAATGGTCGGATTGTTCGACTGGGAGATGACAACGGTAGGTGATCCGCTTGCCGACTTGGGTGTTGCGATGAGCTATTGGATCGAACCCGATGACCCTGATCTTCTGAAAAAAGGGATGGGAAAGCCCCCGGTCACAATAACAGCCGGTTTCATGACTCGTGATGAATTTATGGAGCACTACGCAAGGAAAAGCGGCAGGGATCTGACTAACATGAATTTTTATCAAACATTTGCTTATTTCAAGCTTGCAGTCATTTGCCAACAAATCTATTACAGGTGGAAAAAGGGACAGACGAAGGATCCCCGGTTTGCGCACCTTGACAAGTTTGTCAGCAGCCTAATCCAATATGCCCTTTACACCGCAGGAAAAAATGACAGAAGGGGCTGAAACATGTTGAAGGTTCACCTTTTGCTTAAAAAGGAGGACATCGATAAACAGAAAATGGCTGACAACAAAATCGCCGTTGTTTTTGATGTTCTGCTGGCGACTTCCACTGTTGCGTCTGCACTTGAGTTTGGAGCCAAGGAAGTAATCCCGGTCTTAGACGGGAAGGAAGCCGAAAAAGAAGCTGCCTGCAGGGAAAAAGAAAGTTTCGTTCTCGTTGGTGAATATCAAGGGAAAACAATCGACGGGTTTCTTTCACCTAACCCACTAGAATTGAAAGAGAAGATTGAGGGGAAGTCTGTCATTCTTTCCACCACTAATGGAACGGTTGCGCTCAAAAACTCTGCCGATGCGAATGCGGTTTATGCGGCTTCATTGATGAATTCCGAGGCAGTTGCCAAACATATTTTAAAAGAATACCAGGGTGAGACGATTGTGGTTGTCTGCTCAGGTTCTTCCAATGAATTTAATGTAGAAGATTTCCATGGTGCGGGATGCTTTATTGAATGCCTTATCAAGCAATTCGGCGACGAGTTCTTCCTAACCGATTCAGCTTATGCTGCGTATAGTTTCTACCATGGTCACAATCAAAATAGTGATGATAT is from Mesobacillus boroniphilus and encodes:
- a CDS encoding thiolase family protein, whose protein sequence is MNRDAVIVSAIRTAIGRQGGALASVPAHVFGAEVIKEAIRRSNVQPEMVEDVIMGNVISGGGNIARLTALKTGLSLELPGLTIDRQCGSGINAVNLAAQAIKAGIGDVYVAGGIESMSRAPYLMDKPERAYSPVPPSFRKSQLSPKEIGDPPMGITAENLVNQYSISREEQDEFALASQQKMAAAMTEGRFDEQIVPITIPVRKGTPVIFNKDEHPRPQTTMEALAKLKPAFLPGGTVTAGSSSGLNDAAAALVVMSRGKAQELGLKPLAIVREQAVAGVDPNIMGIGPVPAVKKVLEKSGLTLDDMDIIEINEAFAAQVIACDRELNMDMEKVNVNGGAIAHGHPLGATGAILITKAVYELERRGGRYALITACIGGGQGIATIIERE
- a CDS encoding phosphotransferase family protein, producing MASDTIPIRQGEELDTSTIEKYLRERLPNLPEDNLTIEQFSFGKSNLTYELKMGHWEAVLRRPPLGPVAPKAHDMEREYKILKEISPHFAAAPKPYLFADESVIGSPFFVMERKRGIVLDTDFPEGITPGKEICRSLSETMVNHLVELHSIDYTKTRLTEMTKPEGFMERQVIGWIRRYERAETDIVQGVEQLKQWMLSNVPESETPAIIHYDYKLNNAMFNEEMTEMVGLFDWEMTTVGDPLADLGVAMSYWIEPDDPDLLKKGMGKPPVTITAGFMTRDEFMEHYARKSGRDLTNMNFYQTFAYFKLAVICQQIYYRWKKGQTKDPRFAHLDKFVSSLIQYALYTAGKNDRRG
- a CDS encoding 2-phosphosulfolactate phosphatase, with the translated sequence MLKVHLLLKKEDIDKQKMADNKIAVVFDVLLATSTVASALEFGAKEVIPVLDGKEAEKEAACREKESFVLVGEYQGKTIDGFLSPNPLELKEKIEGKSVILSTTNGTVALKNSADANAVYAASLMNSEAVAKHILKEYQGETIVVVCSGSSNEFNVEDFHGAGCFIECLIKQFGDEFFLTDSAYAAYSFYHGHNQNSDDILKTSRVGRMLSKHGFNKEIEFVSQQNIFKKVPMLIDKKRIIAV